A single window of Pseudarthrobacter defluvii DNA harbors:
- a CDS encoding DUF3159 domain-containing protein: MTEHQPHQPSGASNPPGRPQEGEPKTAAPSPVAGLAAEYAAKAGLHRTHDGRVDVLRSAGGVQGIAESIVPGLVFLVAFTVTRELPVSLIAALASAAVFTVVRLVQRRPLTQALAGVAGVGISAWLANTTGKAEDFYLPGFFTNAAYILAMVLSIAVKWPVAGLLFGFIRNEGVEWRKEPARVKAYRLGTWIIVAVLALRLIVQVPLYLMGTEGLAALATTRLIMGAPLYILGVWVAWLVTRPAPAETEAGADQAA, translated from the coding sequence ATGACCGAGCACCAGCCCCACCAGCCATCCGGTGCTTCAAACCCTCCCGGACGGCCGCAGGAGGGAGAGCCGAAGACTGCTGCCCCGTCCCCGGTTGCCGGGCTCGCCGCTGAATACGCAGCCAAGGCCGGCCTCCACCGCACCCACGACGGGCGGGTGGATGTGCTTCGCAGCGCCGGCGGAGTGCAGGGCATTGCCGAAAGCATCGTTCCCGGCCTGGTCTTCCTGGTGGCCTTCACCGTCACCCGCGAACTTCCAGTGTCCCTGATTGCGGCCCTGGCGTCGGCGGCCGTGTTCACCGTTGTCCGGCTGGTGCAGCGCCGGCCCCTGACCCAGGCCCTGGCGGGTGTCGCCGGCGTCGGCATTTCCGCATGGCTGGCCAACACCACCGGCAAAGCGGAAGACTTCTACCTCCCCGGCTTCTTCACCAACGCCGCCTACATCCTGGCGATGGTGCTCTCAATCGCCGTTAAGTGGCCCGTGGCCGGGCTCCTCTTCGGCTTCATCCGCAATGAGGGCGTGGAGTGGCGCAAGGAACCCGCCCGGGTCAAGGCATACCGTCTTGGCACGTGGATCATCGTCGCCGTCCTGGCGCTCCGGCTTATCGTCCAGGTGCCCCTCTACCTGATGGGCACCGAGGGCCTGGCCGCCCTCGCCACGACGCGCCTGATCATGGGAGCACCCCTGTACATCCTCGGCGTCTGGGTGGCCTGGCTCGTAACCCGGCCGGCTCCAGCCGAAACTGAAGCCGGCGCGGACCAAGCTGCCTGA
- a CDS encoding DUF3710 domain-containing protein, with translation MVFGFGRKAKKEDPAEPVEELTLAEAGEDAPAPDARRGQGPLDEAEITSRDGFVDLGALLIAPSEGLQLRLEVEEATQRVVAVTLDLNGSSLQLQAFAAPKTETLWDEIREQIGQSVGAQGGQVEEVEGAFGTELVAKLPAGLPDGSQGYRVARFIGVDGPRWFLRGVLGGPAALERPAAEPLEALFRQVVVVRGDSPMPPRDLLQLRLPKDASATPPPAAPTLEEPERGPEVTQIG, from the coding sequence ATGGTCTTTGGGTTCGGCAGGAAAGCAAAGAAGGAAGATCCGGCGGAGCCGGTAGAGGAGCTCACCCTGGCGGAGGCCGGCGAAGACGCGCCGGCACCGGACGCACGGCGCGGGCAGGGTCCGTTGGACGAGGCCGAGATCACCAGCCGCGACGGCTTCGTGGACCTGGGCGCCCTGCTGATCGCGCCGAGCGAGGGCCTCCAGCTGCGGCTTGAGGTGGAAGAGGCCACGCAGCGCGTTGTGGCTGTGACCCTTGACCTGAACGGCTCCAGCCTTCAGCTGCAGGCCTTCGCCGCCCCCAAGACCGAGACGCTCTGGGACGAAATCCGTGAACAGATCGGCCAGTCGGTCGGCGCCCAGGGCGGCCAGGTCGAAGAGGTGGAAGGCGCCTTCGGCACGGAGCTGGTGGCCAAGCTGCCCGCCGGGCTCCCGGACGGCAGCCAGGGCTACCGGGTGGCCCGCTTCATCGGCGTTGACGGCCCCCGTTGGTTCCTGCGCGGCGTCCTGGGTGGACCGGCGGCACTGGAACGGCCCGCAGCTGAACCGCTTGAGGCTTTGTTCCGGCAGGTCGTCGTGGTCCGTGGTGACAGCCCCATGCCGCCGCGTGACCTTTTGCAACTGCGGCTGCCCAAGGACGCCTCCGCCACTCCTCCGCCCGCCGCGCCCACCCTGGAGGAGCCCGAACGTGGTCCCGAAGTTACCCAGATCGGCTGA
- the dut gene encoding dUTP diphosphatase: MTDQPATVDLAPGAASPAAAAPTLQVQLKMLDPELEAPSYAHPGDAGADLRAREDVVLLPGERKLVPTGVAIALPDGFVALIHPRSGLATKHGLTIVNAPGTVDAGYRGEISVTLLNTDSSRPIELRRGDRIAQMVIQRVEYAQFIPVSELSGSVRGTGGFGSTGGFNVPGA; the protein is encoded by the coding sequence GTGACTGATCAACCCGCAACGGTAGACCTTGCCCCTGGCGCAGCATCACCCGCTGCTGCTGCCCCCACCCTGCAGGTGCAGTTGAAAATGCTGGATCCGGAGCTGGAGGCGCCGTCCTACGCGCATCCGGGCGACGCCGGCGCAGATCTTCGCGCCCGCGAGGACGTGGTCCTGCTGCCGGGGGAGCGGAAACTGGTTCCCACGGGCGTGGCCATTGCGCTGCCTGACGGTTTCGTGGCGCTGATCCACCCCCGGTCCGGCCTGGCCACCAAGCACGGTCTCACGATCGTCAACGCTCCCGGTACCGTGGATGCGGGCTACCGGGGCGAGATATCGGTAACCCTGCTCAACACCGACTCATCCCGGCCAATAGAGCTCCGGCGCGGCGATAGAATTGCCCAAATGGTCATCCAGCGGGTGGAGTATGCCCAGTTCATTCCTGTCAGTGAATTGAGCGGGTCCGTGCGCGGTACGGGAGGCTTTGGCTCCACAGGCGGATTCAACGTTCCCGGAGCATAA
- a CDS encoding DUF3093 domain-containing protein: protein MPESSPHASVPSTPSAGAPVTYREKLWPNAWIWIIGAGVSAAGILVFAPISMAAGYTAALVLFAIIAVLLVLSTPAITVTADTLAVGRATIERRFVGSVQQFTGEEATAERGTRLNGLAYLCIRGWINPVVKIEITDPADRTPYWLASTRHPDQLTAALTRR from the coding sequence ATGCCCGAATCAAGCCCGCACGCATCCGTTCCCAGCACACCCTCCGCCGGGGCACCTGTTACCTACAGGGAGAAGCTGTGGCCCAACGCCTGGATCTGGATCATCGGTGCCGGCGTCTCCGCTGCCGGAATCCTGGTTTTCGCCCCCATCAGCATGGCGGCGGGCTACACCGCGGCGCTGGTGCTCTTCGCGATCATCGCGGTCCTTCTGGTTCTCTCCACCCCCGCCATCACCGTGACCGCGGATACCCTTGCCGTTGGAAGGGCCACCATCGAACGACGGTTTGTCGGCAGCGTGCAGCAGTTCACCGGCGAAGAAGCGACGGCGGAACGGGGCACCCGGCTGAATGGGCTGGCCTATCTTTGCATCCGCGGCTGGATTAATCCCGTGGTGAAGATCGAGATTACGGACCCGGCCGACCGTACCCCGTACTGGCTGGCTTCAACCCGCCACCCGGACCAGCTGACGGCAGCCCTCACCCGGCGCTGA